One window of the Sphaerochaeta associata genome contains the following:
- a CDS encoding MBL fold metallo-hydrolase has product MLHYAVLGSGSSGNSYVFSDGTTSLLIDQGYSVVELRRRLDRFGIDLASVKAVFVTHLHPDHAKGVGTLCRKQNVAAYISARSVQEQPDQFAKLCIPEKQVATVEPFEVVSIGPFSLFCFATSHDSAGSVGWFITYEDQNLMVLTDTGLTTDEHMSLAKEAGILFLEANYDRRMLQTGPYPLYLKRRIDGSYGHLSNEQALYFLQESGFAGKHIYFIHLSDVNNDPALLEKAAHQCIQTPFTVCHKNQWYGPQPEAL; this is encoded by the coding sequence ATGCTGCACTACGCTGTTCTAGGCAGTGGTTCCAGTGGAAATAGTTATGTATTCTCCGATGGCACCACCTCATTGCTCATCGACCAAGGCTATAGTGTGGTTGAGCTCAGGCGAAGGCTGGACCGATTCGGCATTGATTTGGCGTCGGTGAAAGCTGTTTTTGTCACGCATCTGCATCCCGACCATGCAAAAGGGGTCGGTACGCTGTGCCGCAAGCAAAACGTAGCTGCCTACATCAGTGCAAGATCGGTGCAGGAACAGCCCGATCAGTTTGCAAAGCTTTGCATACCCGAAAAGCAGGTTGCAACCGTCGAACCTTTTGAAGTGGTATCAATCGGACCCTTCAGCCTGTTCTGTTTTGCCACCAGCCATGACAGTGCCGGCTCCGTCGGATGGTTCATCACCTATGAGGACCAGAACCTGATGGTTCTGACCGATACCGGCCTTACCACCGACGAGCATATGAGTCTTGCCAAGGAGGCGGGCATCCTCTTTTTGGAAGCCAACTATGACAGGCGGATGCTGCAGACCGGGCCGTATCCCCTCTACTTGAAACGACGCATCGATGGTTCGTATGGCCATCTATCAAACGAGCAAGCCTTGTATTTCCTGCAGGAAAGCGGGTTTGCCGGCAAGCATATTTACTTTATTCATCTATCAGATGTAAACAATGATCCCGCCCTCTTGGAGAAAGCAGCACACCAATGCATCCAGACCCCATTTACGGTGTGCCATAAGAACCAATGGTATGGTCCACAGCCGGAGGCGCTATGA
- a CDS encoding arsenate reductase family protein → MIQIIGTRKCKETAKALRACKERAIAFQFVDLAERELSAGEWKSLFTASDPLSLLDSESSYYKKQGYAFREFDAREELVEHPALLKTPILRCKGRVHVGFDLSVLMEWGAQ, encoded by the coding sequence ATGATCCAGATCATAGGCACCAGGAAGTGCAAGGAAACAGCCAAGGCCTTACGAGCCTGCAAGGAGCGAGCGATTGCGTTCCAATTCGTAGACTTGGCTGAACGCGAGCTCTCGGCGGGTGAATGGAAATCACTTTTTACCGCCAGCGACCCGCTCTCACTGTTGGACAGTGAGAGCTCTTACTATAAAAAGCAAGGTTATGCATTTCGTGAATTTGATGCCCGAGAAGAGCTTGTCGAGCATCCCGCATTGTTGAAGACTCCGATTCTTCGGTGCAAGGGTCGTGTACATGTCGGTTTCGACCTCTCTGTTTTAATGGAATGGGGAGCACAGTAA
- a CDS encoding AMP-dependent synthetase/ligase, with product MYKTIPQTFAQIVSKYPAYAVQMSKDKNGIFTSVSYSELSSEVNSLAASLAKRGVKRGDLIGLISDNRSEWLASDLAILTLGAADVPRGRDAMPYEISFILNITEARFCFVENAVQLRKIVNLLDKLPALKHLIVMDQEFDQKMADDVTKPEDVEILLYRNLVKEGRTLLNDRNIAKFIEDERQKGTEDETATIIFTSGTTGDPKGVILTHKNFAYQLEAVPKLIEKLAPGQRWLSVLPVWHSFERILQYMIISNASTIAYSKPLGSILLADLAVVNPHWMGSVPRIWEAVKAGVFASTKNKSPIAKGLFAFFIQVARLYSRNKDLLLGEVATFQKRSRFLDILVSVLPTILLYPLYKLGDKLVFSKVKQKLGKNFIAGVSGGGSLSEGVDLFFASIGIKLLDGYGLTESAPVVAVRPVSHGVKRTITALQGTEVRIVDEEGREVKPGQKGVILVKGPQVMKGYYKRQDLTDRVLSKDGWLDTGDLGMWTHKGEFAICGRAKDTIVLSGGENLEPVPIEAKLCESEFIESAVVLGQDQKYLGALIVLNKKRIEEYLTEKQIPYLADKIAGMKEVKELIEKTVGEIVNSKHGFKSFEHIVRFQLLAKSFEVGRELSAKQELKRFEIQKLYRNEIQELFVS from the coding sequence ATGTATAAGACCATACCTCAAACATTTGCCCAAATCGTATCCAAATATCCTGCCTATGCAGTACAGATGAGTAAGGATAAGAATGGCATTTTTACTTCAGTGTCCTATTCCGAGCTCTCCAGTGAGGTAAACAGTCTTGCAGCCTCACTCGCAAAGCGGGGAGTGAAACGGGGCGACCTCATTGGACTGATCAGCGACAACCGCAGCGAATGGCTTGCCAGTGATCTGGCGATTCTCACTCTTGGAGCAGCCGACGTCCCTCGGGGCCGCGACGCAATGCCCTATGAAATCAGCTTCATTCTCAACATCACCGAAGCAAGGTTTTGCTTCGTGGAGAATGCGGTGCAGCTTCGCAAGATTGTAAATCTGCTGGACAAGCTGCCCGCCCTGAAACACCTGATCGTCATGGACCAGGAGTTCGACCAAAAGATGGCCGATGATGTGACCAAACCCGAGGATGTTGAAATTCTGCTCTATCGCAACTTGGTCAAGGAGGGTCGAACCCTTCTCAACGATCGCAACATTGCCAAATTCATCGAGGACGAGCGGCAGAAAGGTACAGAAGATGAGACCGCCACCATTATTTTCACCAGCGGAACAACCGGCGACCCGAAAGGGGTGATACTCACCCATAAGAATTTTGCCTATCAGCTGGAAGCAGTGCCCAAGCTCATTGAAAAGTTGGCACCGGGCCAACGATGGCTCAGCGTTCTTCCCGTCTGGCACTCCTTCGAGCGCATCCTGCAGTACATGATCATCAGCAATGCCTCGACCATCGCCTACTCGAAACCACTTGGTTCCATCCTTCTTGCCGACCTTGCAGTGGTCAATCCCCATTGGATGGGCTCGGTCCCCAGAATTTGGGAAGCCGTTAAGGCTGGTGTGTTCGCCAGCACGAAAAACAAGAGTCCGATCGCCAAAGGTCTGTTCGCGTTCTTCATCCAGGTGGCACGGCTGTACAGCCGCAACAAGGACCTGCTTCTTGGGGAAGTGGCGACGTTCCAAAAGCGCAGTCGATTCCTCGACATCCTGGTTTCGGTGCTCCCGACGATTCTTCTGTACCCGCTCTACAAGCTGGGCGACAAGCTCGTATTCTCCAAGGTGAAGCAAAAGCTCGGTAAGAATTTCATCGCCGGAGTCAGCGGAGGCGGCTCGCTCAGCGAGGGTGTCGACCTCTTTTTCGCATCGATCGGCATCAAGCTGCTCGACGGCTACGGCCTTACTGAAAGCGCCCCTGTCGTAGCGGTCAGACCGGTTTCCCACGGGGTGAAGCGCACCATCACCGCGTTGCAAGGAACAGAGGTTCGCATCGTAGATGAAGAGGGACGCGAGGTGAAGCCCGGTCAGAAAGGCGTCATCCTGGTGAAGGGACCGCAGGTCATGAAAGGCTACTACAAGCGTCAGGACCTCACCGATCGCGTTCTCTCCAAGGATGGCTGGCTCGATACCGGAGACCTTGGCATGTGGACGCACAAAGGCGAGTTTGCCATCTGCGGGCGAGCCAAGGATACCATCGTCCTCAGCGGTGGTGAGAACCTCGAGCCGGTTCCCATCGAAGCAAAGCTGTGTGAGAGCGAATTCATTGAAAGCGCCGTTGTCCTCGGACAGGACCAGAAGTATCTGGGAGCCTTGATTGTGCTGAATAAGAAGCGAATCGAGGAGTACCTTACCGAGAAGCAGATACCCTATCTTGCAGACAAGATCGCCGGTATGAAAGAAGTGAAGGAGCTTATCGAGAAGACGGTAGGTGAGATTGTAAACAGCAAACACGGCTTTAAGAGTTTTGAACACATTGTGCGGTTCCAGCTGCTTGCAAAGAGTTTCGAGGTCGGCAGGGAGTTGAGCGCCAAGCAGGAACTCAAGCGTTTTGAGATTCAGAAACTCTACCGGAATGAAATCCAGGAGCTGTTCGTCAGCTAA
- the asnS gene encoding asparagine--tRNA ligase, whose product MKERISALLKRTPSTEIVTAEGWVRTKRDSKNVCFLEVNDGSCLKGLQIVIDKDKLGNSDTLASITTGCSVICKGPIVESAGGDQAVEMAASDITLVGECPVDTYPLQKKRHTIEYLREISHLRARTNMFGAVARVRNTLSFAVHQFFQERGFAYVNTPIISASDAEGAGEQFLVTTLDLNNVPRTEEGKIDFSKDFFGREAFLTVSGQLEGETYAMALKNIYTFGPTFRAENSNTKRHLAEFWMVEPEMAFCELDGNMEVAEAFLKYLFRTVLEKCPEDMAFFSKFVEAGMEQTLRQIVESPFAHMTYTEAVKELEKHNSSFEFPVAWGSDLQSEHEKFLTEVVCKRPVIVTDYPKEIKAFYMRLNADEKTVRGMDVLVPRLGEIIGGSERESNLDVLTQRMLQLKLDPQAYWWYLDLRRYGSVPHAGFGLGFERAVQYITGMGNIRDVIPYPRAPKLADF is encoded by the coding sequence ATGAAAGAACGAATTTCAGCATTGCTCAAGAGAACACCATCGACAGAGATCGTCACGGCGGAAGGTTGGGTGAGAACCAAGCGTGACAGCAAGAATGTATGCTTCCTTGAGGTGAATGACGGTTCGTGCCTGAAAGGTCTGCAAATAGTCATCGACAAGGACAAGCTTGGGAATTCGGATACCTTGGCCTCCATCACCACCGGATGTTCTGTAATCTGCAAGGGTCCCATCGTCGAGAGCGCCGGAGGCGACCAGGCCGTTGAGATGGCTGCGAGTGACATCACCTTGGTCGGGGAGTGTCCGGTTGACACCTACCCCTTGCAGAAGAAGCGCCACACCATCGAATATCTGCGGGAAATATCCCACCTCAGGGCAAGAACCAACATGTTCGGAGCAGTGGCACGTGTGCGCAATACCTTGAGCTTCGCCGTACATCAGTTCTTCCAGGAACGCGGATTTGCCTATGTAAACACCCCGATCATCAGCGCGAGCGATGCCGAGGGGGCCGGCGAACAATTTCTGGTGACCACGCTGGATTTGAACAATGTTCCCAGGACCGAAGAGGGGAAAATCGACTTCTCCAAGGATTTCTTCGGCCGTGAAGCGTTCCTTACGGTGAGTGGACAGCTCGAGGGCGAGACATACGCCATGGCGCTGAAGAACATATACACCTTCGGACCCACCTTCCGTGCCGAGAACTCCAACACCAAGCGCCATCTCGCCGAATTCTGGATGGTTGAACCGGAAATGGCCTTCTGTGAGCTCGACGGAAACATGGAAGTGGCGGAAGCCTTTCTCAAGTATCTCTTCAGGACGGTACTGGAGAAGTGCCCCGAGGATATGGCTTTCTTCAGCAAGTTTGTAGAAGCGGGTATGGAGCAGACCCTGCGTCAGATTGTGGAGTCTCCCTTCGCCCACATGACCTACACCGAGGCGGTAAAGGAGCTAGAGAAACACAACTCCAGCTTTGAATTCCCAGTAGCCTGGGGCAGCGACCTGCAGAGCGAGCACGAAAAGTTCCTGACTGAAGTCGTATGCAAGCGTCCGGTCATCGTCACCGACTATCCCAAGGAGATCAAGGCCTTCTACATGCGGCTGAACGCCGACGAAAAGACGGTCAGGGGCATGGACGTGCTGGTTCCTCGTCTTGGTGAGATCATCGGGGGAAGTGAACGTGAGTCGAATCTTGATGTCCTGACACAGCGCATGCTGCAGCTCAAGCTCGACCCGCAGGCTTATTGGTGGTATCTCGACCTCAGACGTTACGGGTCGGTTCCCCATGCCGGTTTCGGCTTGGGATTCGAACGGGCCGTCCAATATATTACAGGAATGGGAAACATCCGCGATGTCATCCCCTACCCCAGAGCCCCCAAGCTCGCAGATTTCTAG
- a CDS encoding helix-turn-helix transcriptional regulator: protein MKRTVMLLYHTSLEREQLQSRLAAFSFLELDCQKLDGKRTVEYALPVICFARDLPRALLLKQHILCPSLLLFCPQSLIGMCSLLEDDHCRTRSLSCSTASLQHALLSLTDGNEPGSVREQPVLLTRREQQVLSLMLSGQDMASIARSLGVKRSTVVAHKKHLFLKSGVHTTSQLVVWAMLKQVCTQ, encoded by the coding sequence ATGAAACGAACAGTCATGCTTCTCTATCATACGAGCTTGGAACGTGAACAACTGCAAAGCCGACTAGCGGCATTCTCCTTTCTAGAGCTGGATTGCCAAAAGCTCGATGGAAAAAGAACTGTCGAGTATGCTCTTCCGGTGATCTGCTTCGCCCGCGACCTGCCCAGAGCCCTTCTGTTGAAGCAGCACATCCTCTGCCCGTCGTTGCTCCTGTTCTGCCCCCAATCACTTATCGGGATGTGCAGTCTGCTCGAGGATGATCATTGCAGGACTAGAAGCCTCTCCTGTTCCACTGCGTCGCTTCAACATGCCCTGCTCTCCTTGACCGACGGCAACGAACCAGGCTCTGTCAGGGAACAGCCTGTCCTGTTGACCCGGCGCGAACAGCAAGTCCTTTCTCTTATGCTCAGCGGTCAGGACATGGCTTCCATCGCCCGTAGCCTGGGTGTCAAACGGTCGACCGTTGTTGCGCACAAGAAACACTTGTTCCTGAAAAGCGGGGTGCACACAACCAGTCAATTGGTTGTGTGGGCCATGCTCAAGCAGGTGTGTACCCAGTAA
- a CDS encoding DUF188 domain-containing protein, whose translation MLKLYVDADSCPKNLRQVVLRAIMRKNLISFFVADRPLKDIEIAYQEHTSELRKAAKEAGEIDEMALRAIRSPISMVIVKPGMDSADDWIVENASLPALAITHDIPLASRLVEKGLIVLDDRGKTYTRENMAQRLSVRNAMTEFREMGLFAEKHERMGNKQIKAFSDAFDSLLTAMLKQ comes from the coding sequence ATGCTGAAGTTGTATGTTGATGCCGATTCGTGCCCGAAAAATCTCCGACAGGTTGTGCTGCGTGCAATCATGAGGAAGAACCTGATCTCATTTTTTGTTGCCGACCGACCGTTGAAGGACATTGAGATTGCGTATCAGGAGCATACCTCCGAGCTCAGGAAAGCCGCAAAAGAGGCGGGAGAGATCGATGAAATGGCCCTGCGGGCGATAAGGAGCCCAATCTCGATGGTCATCGTAAAACCGGGGATGGACAGCGCCGACGATTGGATCGTCGAGAATGCCTCGCTCCCGGCCCTTGCCATCACCCACGACATCCCTCTCGCGAGCCGTCTGGTCGAGAAAGGCCTTATTGTACTCGATGACCGCGGCAAGACCTATACCCGGGAGAATATGGCACAGCGGCTCTCGGTGCGGAATGCAATGACTGAATTCAGGGAGATGGGCCTGTTTGCCGAGAAACACGAACGTATGGGAAACAAGCAGATCAAGGCATTCAGCGATGCGTTCGATTCCCTGCTGACTGCAATGTTGAAGCAATAA
- a CDS encoding glycoside hydrolase family 2 protein yields the protein MYQEIAVNDSWRFYPGFEDAFLQIEYDCSSWKRVDLPHSPHQFEIGYRKELSYQQLSTYKRRFSVKKEAHQLLSIRFDGIANSARFYCNGEQVGSSFGTYLPFTLELGSMDEFDLTVVVDATEDPAFPPFGGSVDYLAFCGIYRQATMIVREKEHITFLSVTSSTKDRAELHARAVHSDSLRVTASLLDGESLVASAETVVENGLFHLVFDALQLRQWSLDDPYLYTIRVTLADAEERVVRFGSRHAEFKADGFYLNGRKLTLVGLNRHQDYPYLGYAAPPSLQRHDALLLKQLGVNLVRTSHYPQDPSFLDACDEMGLLVFEEIPGWQHIGSGEVWRKACLENTRCMIERDCNHPCIILWGVRINESPDDEQLYKATNALARHIDPHRQTGGVRNIKHSQFLEDVYTYNDFSYAGKGRGLEKKTKICASGFPYLVTEYCGHIYPCKRFDPPMMRSEHALRHFHILDAARATTGLSGAIGWCMHDYYTHANFGSGDQICYHGVIDLARNPKAAAYAYISQMEQQPMLCVLSSMEGGDHPNACLDQAVVATNCEAVRLWFNDEVVGVFYPDYKQFPHLAHPPVIIGDFIGDRLKAESYLNARQRKSLSRLLGKVGRQAVKLTLFDTLKMGFFLARHRKNYSDAVRLFTTYVGNWGSKEVSWRFEGLVDGKAKVVEVLKAGLSPTLTLTSSATSLSLALPTYDMAAVQVLVFKEGQVLPLSYAAIAFTVSIEGPLALGSPATSCTIGGSAVIYVRTIGKAGKARLTVHSVLGDTTLSFTVG from the coding sequence ATGTACCAAGAGATTGCTGTCAATGATAGCTGGCGTTTTTATCCAGGTTTTGAGGATGCGTTCCTCCAAATCGAGTATGATTGTTCCTCCTGGAAGCGGGTGGATCTGCCGCACAGCCCCCACCAGTTTGAGATCGGGTATCGTAAAGAACTCTCATATCAGCAATTATCGACGTACAAACGAAGATTCTCGGTCAAAAAGGAAGCACATCAATTGCTCTCCATCCGGTTCGACGGCATCGCAAACAGTGCACGGTTTTACTGCAACGGAGAGCAGGTCGGCAGCAGCTTCGGCACCTATCTTCCCTTTACGCTTGAGCTGGGTTCGATGGATGAGTTCGACCTTACCGTAGTTGTCGATGCGACCGAAGACCCCGCATTCCCCCCATTCGGGGGGAGCGTGGACTACCTTGCCTTCTGCGGCATCTACCGCCAGGCAACGATGATTGTCAGAGAGAAGGAGCACATCACCTTTCTCTCGGTGACAAGCAGCACCAAAGATCGTGCAGAACTTCATGCAAGGGCGGTGCACAGTGATTCGTTGCGGGTGACAGCCTCCTTGCTGGATGGTGAGTCCTTGGTGGCGAGCGCTGAGACCGTGGTTGAAAACGGCTTGTTTCATCTTGTCTTCGATGCCTTGCAGCTCAGGCAGTGGAGCTTGGACGATCCCTATCTATATACGATTCGTGTGACGCTTGCAGATGCGGAGGAAAGAGTCGTTCGTTTCGGCAGCAGGCATGCGGAATTCAAAGCCGACGGGTTTTATCTCAACGGACGGAAGCTGACGCTTGTCGGTTTGAACCGCCATCAGGACTACCCGTATCTTGGGTATGCGGCCCCTCCAAGCCTGCAGCGCCATGATGCCCTGTTGCTCAAGCAGCTGGGGGTGAATCTGGTACGAACCAGCCATTACCCGCAGGATCCCAGCTTTCTTGATGCGTGTGATGAAATGGGGTTGCTGGTCTTCGAGGAGATCCCAGGCTGGCAGCATATCGGAAGCGGGGAGGTCTGGAGAAAGGCCTGCCTTGAGAATACCCGCTGTATGATCGAGCGCGACTGCAACCATCCCTGCATCATCCTGTGGGGGGTGAGAATCAATGAGTCACCGGATGACGAGCAACTCTACAAAGCCACGAATGCACTGGCTCGTCACATCGATCCCCATCGGCAGACAGGGGGTGTGCGCAACATCAAGCACAGTCAATTCCTGGAGGATGTCTACACCTATAACGACTTTTCGTATGCGGGCAAGGGCAGGGGATTGGAGAAAAAAACGAAAATATGTGCTTCGGGTTTCCCTTATCTGGTCACCGAATACTGCGGGCACATCTACCCCTGTAAGCGATTCGACCCGCCGATGATGAGAAGCGAGCATGCACTCAGGCATTTTCACATTCTCGATGCTGCAAGAGCCACCACCGGACTGTCGGGAGCAATCGGTTGGTGCATGCATGACTACTATACGCATGCGAATTTCGGAAGCGGTGACCAGATTTGCTACCATGGGGTTATCGATTTGGCTCGTAATCCCAAAGCCGCCGCATATGCCTACATAAGCCAGATGGAGCAGCAACCCATGCTGTGTGTGCTTTCCAGCATGGAAGGGGGAGACCACCCCAATGCCTGCCTGGATCAGGCTGTTGTGGCCACCAACTGCGAAGCGGTGCGGCTATGGTTCAATGATGAGGTGGTTGGAGTTTTTTATCCCGACTATAAGCAATTCCCCCACCTCGCCCATCCCCCGGTCATCATCGGCGACTTCATCGGTGACCGGCTCAAGGCTGAATCTTACCTGAATGCAAGACAGAGAAAGAGCCTCTCCCGCCTTCTTGGCAAGGTGGGCAGGCAGGCCGTAAAACTGACGCTTTTCGATACCCTCAAGATGGGTTTCTTTCTCGCAAGACACCGCAAGAACTATAGTGATGCAGTGCGTCTGTTCACTACCTATGTAGGCAACTGGGGGAGCAAGGAGGTATCCTGGCGCTTCGAGGGTCTGGTCGACGGCAAGGCAAAGGTGGTGGAGGTTCTCAAGGCAGGCCTCTCTCCGACACTTACGCTCACCAGTTCTGCGACCTCTCTTTCACTTGCTTTGCCTACCTATGATATGGCCGCCGTACAGGTATTGGTCTTTAAAGAGGGACAGGTTCTTCCATTAAGCTATGCCGCAATTGCCTTCACCGTCAGTATTGAAGGCCCGCTTGCGCTGGGCAGCCCTGCAACCAGCTGCACCATCGGCGGTAGTGCAGTCATTTACGTCAGGACGATCGGAAAAGCCGGAAAAGCACGACTGACGGTCCACTCGGTATTAGGTGACACGACCTTGTCTTTTACAGTAGGCTAG
- a CDS encoding diphosphate--fructose-6-phosphate 1-phosphotransferase: MDISPLQKVRYAYQPKLPAILRKDITSIEAVYGEPTGAATDADAVKALFPHTYGMSRVSFTEGDNKAVTAQRNVGVILSGGQAPGGHNVISGLFDALKAANPENTLYGFKGGPSGILQDSYQIITDEFLAPYRNTGGFDIIGSGRTKLETQEQFEVCAQVCKKHNISALVIIGGDDSNTNAAVLAEYFLEKQHGIQVIGCPKTIDGDLKNESIEISFGFDTATKTYSELIGNIERDANSAKKYWHFIKLMGRSASHIALECALQTQPNVCLVSEEVEANKQSLVSIVEYIAKTVSDRALDGNNFGVVLIPEGLVEFIPEIKALIDEINHLLAKEEVAFNALTDSAQRVAFVGSRLSKSSQTVFSILPDEIQKQLLMDRDPHGNVQVSRIETDKLLSTMVETRLKQMKAEGSYTGKFSAMTHFFGYEGRCAFPTNFDADYCYSLGYNAFCLIGSGLSGYLSSVTNLCAPAEQWNAGGIPITMMMNMEVRHGSKKPVIKKALVELEGKPFAYFAEHRAQWARKTCFTYPGAVQYFGPAEVCDRTTVTLALEQSK; this comes from the coding sequence ATGGACATTTCCCCTTTGCAGAAGGTTCGCTATGCGTACCAGCCAAAACTGCCCGCAATTCTCAGGAAGGATATCACCAGCATCGAAGCCGTGTATGGAGAACCAACCGGTGCAGCGACCGATGCTGATGCCGTCAAGGCACTGTTCCCGCATACCTATGGCATGAGCAGAGTCTCCTTTACCGAAGGCGACAACAAAGCCGTTACTGCTCAGCGAAATGTCGGCGTCATCCTCAGTGGTGGACAGGCTCCCGGAGGACACAATGTCATCAGCGGCTTGTTCGACGCCCTCAAGGCTGCAAATCCCGAGAACACCTTGTACGGGTTCAAAGGCGGCCCGTCCGGCATTCTACAGGACTCCTACCAGATCATCACCGACGAATTCCTCGCCCCGTACCGCAACACCGGTGGATTCGACATCATCGGCAGCGGCCGCACCAAGCTCGAGACACAGGAGCAGTTCGAAGTCTGCGCCCAGGTATGCAAGAAACACAACATCAGCGCCTTGGTCATCATCGGCGGTGACGACTCAAACACCAATGCAGCCGTGCTTGCCGAGTATTTCTTGGAGAAGCAGCACGGTATCCAAGTCATCGGTTGCCCAAAGACCATCGACGGGGACCTGAAGAATGAATCCATTGAAATATCGTTCGGGTTCGATACCGCCACCAAGACGTACAGCGAGCTGATCGGCAACATCGAGCGCGATGCAAACAGTGCCAAGAAGTACTGGCACTTCATTAAACTGATGGGTCGCAGTGCAAGTCACATCGCATTGGAGTGCGCTCTTCAGACCCAGCCGAATGTATGTCTGGTCAGTGAAGAGGTCGAGGCCAACAAGCAGAGTCTGGTCAGCATTGTTGAGTATATCGCCAAGACGGTGAGCGATCGTGCACTGGATGGAAACAACTTCGGTGTGGTGCTTATTCCCGAAGGCCTGGTTGAGTTCATCCCGGAGATCAAGGCTTTGATCGACGAGATCAACCACCTCCTGGCAAAGGAAGAGGTTGCTTTCAACGCCTTGACCGACAGTGCCCAGCGCGTAGCGTTCGTCGGCAGTCGTTTGAGCAAGAGCTCGCAAACCGTGTTCTCCATTCTTCCCGATGAAATCCAGAAGCAGCTGTTGATGGACCGCGACCCCCATGGAAACGTCCAGGTATCGCGTATCGAGACCGACAAGCTGCTCTCCACCATGGTCGAAACCCGCCTCAAGCAGATGAAGGCTGAAGGAAGCTATACCGGGAAATTCAGCGCGATGACCCACTTCTTCGGCTATGAAGGACGCTGTGCCTTCCCGACCAACTTTGATGCCGATTACTGCTACAGTCTCGGTTACAATGCCTTCTGCCTCATTGGATCCGGCCTGAGCGGCTACCTGAGTTCAGTCACAAACCTTTGCGCACCTGCTGAGCAGTGGAATGCAGGCGGCATCCCCATCACCATGATGATGAACATGGAAGTCCGCCACGGATCGAAGAAGCCCGTCATCAAGAAGGCGTTGGTTGAACTGGAAGGCAAGCCGTTCGCCTACTTTGCCGAGCATCGCGCTCAGTGGGCACGCAAGACCTGTTTCACCTACCCTGGAGCCGTACAGTATTTCGGACCTGCCGAGGTGTGTGACCGAACCACCGTCACCTTGGCCCTGGAGCAATCCAAATAG